The Usitatibacter rugosus genome segment CGCGCCAACCCGTGGGTGCAGCGCTCGGGAATCGGCGCGTGATGCTGGCGATCGAGGGCATCGATACGTATTACGGCGAGTCGCAGGCACTCTTCGGCCTGTCGCTCGAAGTCGGCGCCGGCGAGGTCGTCGCATTGCTGGGCGCCAACGGAGCCGGCAAGACGACCACGCTTCGCTCCATCCTCGGCCTCACGCGGCCCCGCCGCGGCCGCGTGTCGTTCGACGGGCGCGACGTCACGCGCGAGCCCACGCACCAGATCGCGCGCGCCGGCGTGGGTTGGGTTCCGGATGACCGCCGCGTGTTCCCCGCACTCTCCGTCGCGCGCAACCTCGCGATCTCCGTGAAGCAGACGCGCTTCCGCTCGTGGAGCCTGAAGGAATGCTTCGAGGTCTTCTCGGCGCTCGAGCACCTGATGGCGCGCGACTGCGAGAACCTCTCGGGCGGCGAGATGCAGATGGTGGCGATCGCCCGCATGTTGATGGGCGGCCCGGGCCTCGTGCTGCTCGACGAACCGAGCCAGGGCCTGGCGCCCAGGATCGTGCAGCAAGTCATGGCCACGGTGAAGCGCCTGCGCTCCGAGGGCGCGGGCGTGCTCCTGGTCGAGCAGAACCTCGACACCGCGATCGAAGTCGCCGACCGGGCCTACGTGCTCGACCGCGGCTCGATCGTCTTCGCGGGAACGGCCGCGCAACTGAAGGGCGACGAGGCGCTTCGCCGCCGCCTGCTCGGAGCCTAGCGATGCTCTCGGTCGAGAAGCTGGAGAAGGTCTACACGCGCGGGCGATTCGATCGCACGCCCACGTTCACCCTGCAGGCCGATTTCAACGTTCCGGGGCCCGCGATCGTCGGCGTGATGGGGCCGAACGGCTCGGGCAAGACCACGCTCTTCGAGTTGATCACCGGCAACAACAGCCCCACGTCGGGCCGCGTCGTCTGCGCCGGCCAGGACATCCACCAGGTGCGCTGCGACGAGCGCGCGCGCATTGCGATGCACTACCACCAGTCCTACCAGGTGCGCTCGTTCCGCGACCGCCGCCCGTCGTTCATGCTCGAGAAGGCGCGCAGCACGTCGCCCTTCGTGCACCTCTTCGACGAGCCGCAGTTCAGCATCCAGGACGGCTATGTCGGTTTCATGCTCGATTTCTTCCGGCGGCTGCGCTCGGAAGGCAAGGTCGTGTTTGTCTGCCTGCATCCGAACGAAGCCTTCCAGGTCGAGCTGATGCAGGAGATCTGCGAGCGCTTCATCTTCGTGAACAAGGGGCGCATCACGGAAGCCGCATCGCTGCCGGAATTGGGCACGCACGCGCCTTTCCGCGAGTACCTGGGCTCTCTCGCGGGCGCGATCGCGACATAAAGAGTGCGCAGGCCCATTGCTTTTCACGATGCGATCCACGCATCGAAAAATTCGCACGACTGTTACAACTTTTCATCTTGCGCGAAGCTTGCAGCGGGGCGTAGAGTCCGGGAATAGAACAAACGTTCGCAGTAGACGAGCGAATAGAACAAACATTCCTGGAGGAGTGACGACCATGGCTAAGCTCGAACGCGCTTGCGCGCTGCTGTCCGCTGTTCTCGCGATGTTGATTCTCCCTGCCCACGCGCAGGTGCACACGAGTCCCAACGACGGCCCGGGCCTCGGCAACCTCACGTACACGCCCGCGGAGCTCTTCACGACGCTCTCGCGCATCGCGGCGCCGCCGACCACGCCGCGGCAGGGTCCCGGCAACGTCGACATGGTGAACGGCTACCTGATGGTGCTCACCGAATCCGACGGCGGCGGCACCGCGAACAGCGCGGCCATCGAGTTCTGGAACGTGGGCAACCCGCGGCTTCCGTTCCGCGTGGTGCGTCACAACAACGCCGAGACCTTCGGCAACCGCGAGAACCACGGCTTCGGCCTCTCCTCGAGCTATCCCGGCGACTACCTCGTCGTGCAGGGCCACAACGGCCTGCTCTTCTGGGACGTGACCGATCCGCTCAACGTCCGGCTGCTGAAGTACCTGGCACTTCCGGGCATCGCCGCGGGCGACTACTCGGGCGCGTGGTGGAGCTTCTGGCAGGCGCCGTACGTCTACGTCGCGGGCCAGGGCAGCGGCCTCTACGTCGTCGACGCGACCGATCCCTCGAACCCGGTGCTGGTGCGCCGGATGCTCACGAGCGAAATCGGCGGCTTCAACATCGGCATCGCGCAGGCGATCGGCAACCTGCTCGTGGTCGCCGGCTCGCAGAGCAACGGCCACCGCCAGGCGACGCTCGACATCAGCGACCCGGTGAACCCGCGCGTGCTGAACGTCTACAACCACGGCAACACCAAGCGCGGCTACAGCATGATGGTCGCCGGCGGCAAGGTGTACACCTCGGGCGGCGACGGCGGCCTGGTGCAGATGCATTCGTACAACCTCACGCACGACGGCGTCATCACGCCGCATCAAAGCGCGGGTCCTCTTCCGGGCACCGGCAACTTCGAGAACGGCGGCTACGCGAGCATCCAGTCGGGCTACGTGTTCTCGGGCTTCTCCAACCGCGCGGCGAAATTCAAGATCGATCCGGTGATGACGGCCGTGGGCCAGGCCGCCTCCGGCAACGCGGGCGACGACGAAGACTTCGCTGTCGCGCTCGGCAACGTGATGTTCGTCGGCGACGACCACGGCACGGGCTCGACGATCGTCGCGCACCAGGCCGAGCCGGACACGATCGCCCCGTGGATCGAATGGGTCCACCCGGCCGACGAATCGGTGAACCAGGCCGTGACGTCGCGCGTCGGTGTCTCCGTCTCCGAGATCTTCGACCTGGATTCCGCCAACGCGGCGACGTTCATCGTGCGTCCCGTCGGCGGCTCCGCGATCTCCGGCAAGTACAGCAAGCAGCACCACCTGCTGAACTTCTCGCCCGACCAGCCGCTGCTCGCCAACACCACGTACGAAGTGATCGTCGAAGGGCTGCGCGACTACGGCGGCAACGTGGGCGGGCGCTTCACGAGCACCTTCAAGACCGGCGCGCAGCTCGCCGTGACGGGCCTCACGTATGCGGGCGGCACCACCGCGCCGCTGGGCTCCGTCGGCCGCTTCACCAACGGCGTGCCGCTCTACAGCGACCGCATCCTCACCGGCACGCAGTACTTCGTGCGCACGCCGTACACGCCGTCGTTCGAGGGACGGACCTACATCCTCACGCGCAACGACGACAAGCAGGGCACGGCGATCGACTCCCTGCGCTTCGACCTCCACTACGACGCGATGGTCTACGTGCTGCTGGATCCGCGCGTGCCCGTGCCGTCCTGGCTCTCGTCGTGGACCGCCACGGGCGAGGTCGTCACCACGAGCGACGCGACGAGCCCCACCCGTGTCGTGTACTCGAAGGCCTTTCCGATCGGCCCGGTGGTGCTCGGCGGCAACGAGTCGCCGACGGCCAACGCGAGCATGTACAACGTGGTCGTGATCCCGGTCGCCGAATCGCCGCCGGATTGCACGCTGGACGCGCCCGGCCCGATCACGGTCGGCTCGGCCGGCAGCTTCTCGGCCACGGGCACCGGCGGCAGCGTGCGCTACTCGTGGGACTTCGGCGACGGATCGCCGCACACGGCGCTCTCGCCGACGCCCGGCGCCACGCATGCGTACTCGCAGCCGGGCCGCTACTCGGTCGTGCTGAACGTCTCGAACAACGCCGGCAACGGAAGCTGCACGGTGACGCAGGTGGTGCACTACCCGCTCACCTCGCTGCCCTCGAAAGCTTCGAGCACGATCGCGTACGGCAACGGCATCGTCTACGCCGTGAACGCGGACAACGACTCGGTGACCGCGGTCGACGCGGCAACACTGCTCGCCCGCTGGGAAGTCGTGGTCGGAACGCATCCGCGCACGGTCGCCCTCGCCCCCAACGGCGACGTGTGGGTCGTGAACCAGGACGACGCGTCGATCTCGGTGCTCCATCCGGTCACCGGCGCGGGCCTCGGCACGCACCTGCTGCCGCGCGGCACGCAGCCCTACGGCATCGTGTTCTCCGGCGACAAGGCGTATGTCACGCTGCACGCCACCGGTGAGCTCGCTCGCCTCGGCATGAATGGCGTGATCGAAGCACGGGTCGCGGTCGGACCGAAGCCGCGTGGCATCGCGATCTCCGGCGACGGCACCCGCATCCTGGTCTCGCAGTTCGTCTCGAAGGGGACGACCGGCAAGGTGCGCGAGGTGAATGGCGCCACGTTCGAGATGGTCCGCACGTTCGAGCTCGCATTCGACCCCGAGGAGGATTCGTCGGTCGCCGGCCGCGGTGCCCCGAACTACCTCACGAGCCTCACCATCAGTCCGGACGGCCGCAGCGTCGCCGTGCCCTCGAAGAAGGACAACCTCGCGCGCGGCCAGATCCGCGACGGGCAGGACCTCACGTTCGAGACGATGGTGCGGGCGATCGTGTCCGAGATCGACCTCGTGGCCAACGCCGAGAACCTGGTGGCGCGGATCGATATCAACGATCGAGCGATGCCGCAGGCGGCGATCTACAGTCCGTTCGGCGACGTGCTGCTCGTCTCCACGCAGGGCACGAACACGGTCGAGTTCTTCGACGCGCACAGCGGCAACACGCTGGGCAACGCGCAGACCGGCCGCGCCCCGCAGGGCATGGTGTTCAGCCCGGATGCGAGCCGCCTCTTCGTCCACAACTTCATGGGACGCTCGGTCTCGGTGTTCGACTCGGCCGACCTGGTGGCAGGCCGCGCCAACGCGACCCCGCTGCTGGCCGAGATCGCGACGATCACCGTCGAGAAGCTGCCGCCCGAGATCGTGCAGGGCAAGCGGATCTTCTACAACGCCGCCGACACCCGCATGAGCCGTGACCAGTACATCTCGTGCGCGAGCTGCCACCTGGACGGCGGCAGCGATGAACAGGTGTGGGACTTCCGCCAGGTGGGCGAGGGCTTCCGCAACACCATCAACCTCATCGGCAAGGCGGGCATGAAGCACGGCCGCGTCCACTGGACGGCGAACTTCGACGAGATCCAGGACTTCGAGAACGACATCCGGCACTTCGCCGGCGGCACGGGCTTCCTCTCCGACACGGTGTTCGCCGCCACGGCGAGCCCGCTCGGCGCCCCGAAGTCGGGCTACAGCGCGGACCTCGATGCGCTCGCGGCCTACGTCACGTCGCTCGACAAGTTCCCGCCGAGCCCGTATCGCCATGCCGATGCCGCGAACGGGGGCTCGTCGCCTTCCGACGTGGAGCTGGGCCGGCGTACTTTCGTGAGGAGCTGCATGTCGTGCCACGCGGGCGACAACTTCACGGACGGCAAGCGCTGGGATGTCGGCACGATCAAGCCGACCTCGGGAGTGGGCCAGGGCGTGCCGCTCGCGAACGTGGGCTTCCGCACGCCGTCGTTGCGCAACGTGTGGGCGACGAGCCCGTACCTGCATGACGGCTCCGCGGCGACGGTCGCCGACGTGTTGCAGAACACCGTGCACGTCGGAGCGCTCACCGCTTCGGAGAAGGTCGGCCTGCAGGCTTACCTGTCGCGCCTCGACGCGGCGGAGCCGGCACCGGCCTCCTGCCCGACCAGCACCGCCACGGGCAGCAACTACAACGTGATGGCGTTCGGTTCGGCGAGCCTGGTGAACGGCGAGTCGCACGGCTCGGTCGGCGTGGGCGGATCGGCGAGCCTCTCGTCGTACTCGATCGCAAGCCGCGTCACCGGCGTCACGGCCCGCCTCATCACCGGCGGCAGCGCATCGTGGAACAACGGCAGCGTGGGCACCGGAGGCTCGGGCGTGATCCGGGTCGCGGGTGCGGCCGCCATCGGCCAGAGTGTGGGCCGCAGCAGCCTGCAGTCGGGTGTGAGCGTCGAGAACTGGAATGCCCTGCGCGCGCAGCAGAACGCGCTCTCGGACCGCCTCGCGGCGATGCCGGGCACGCCGGGCGTGATGGGGAGCGGCAACTCGCTCACCTGCACGGGCACGAACGCGACGTGGAACGTCTGCACGGTGAGCGCGACGCAGCTCTCGCAAGCGCAGACGCTGAACCTCAATTACCCGGCCACCTCGAGCGTGCTGGTGAACGTGACGGGTGGAGCGGCCACGGTGCGCAACGGCCAGATGACGTGGAACGGGCAGCCGCTGCAGGGCAACGCCGCGGCCTCGCAGGTGATCGTCAACATGGCGCAGATGGGCGGCCTCGTGATCGAAGCCTGGGGCTGGGGCGGCACGCTCCTGGCACCGCGCGCGACGCTCACGCACCGCAACTCGGCCATCGACGGGCAGGTGATCGTCGGCACGCTGAGCGCCACCGCCAGCTACCGCTGCAGCATGTTCATGGGCACGTTGCCCCAATAGTCCCCGAGCGCCGGGGTCCTGGTCTCCCTGGGGGGATCCCGGCGCTTCTTTTCTTCCCGGGCACGCGCTCGCGTGCCTTTCGGTTTCGGCATTCGTCCATCCCTTTGCCGTCCACTATTGCCGCCCCTGCCGTCTGATCGTCCTACACCGCGCCCCCGGGCAGGCTGCGAGACTGGCCGCTTTCCAGCAGAATGACCGTACCGGCCCGATAGAGACCGGTTGGGAGAGCGAGCTTGAGGTCGGGAACCGCTGCCGTCGTTGCATGCGTCGTGATGTGCCTGGGCGTCGCCGCCCATGCCGCGACACCGGCCGTCAGCGCGGGCTACAAGCACGGCGTCGCACTGCACGCGGACGGAACCGTGCGAGCCTGGGGCGACGATTCCGGCGGCCAGCTCGGCCTCGGACGCACGCTGGCCGTCAGCACGCCGGCGCTCGTCACCAATCTCCAGGGGGTCGCCAAGGTCGCATCGGGCTATAGCCACGTGCTCGCGCTCATGAGCGACGGCACCGTTCGCGCCTGGGGCGTGAACACGCTCGGCCAGCTGGGCGACGGCACGACGACCAACCGTTCGTCCCCCGGGCCCGTGCCTGGCGTCACCGGTGTCACGGCGATCTCCGCGTCGTCGCATTCGATGGCGCTCGCCGCGGGCCGCATCTGGACGTGGGGCGAGAACTACCACGGCGAGATCGGCCGCGAAGGCGACAACATCGTGCCGGGGATGGTCACCGGCATTACCGATGCAACTTCGATCTCCGCGGGCGGTGGCCATTCGCTCGCGTTGCGCGGCGACGGCAGCGTCTGGGCGTGGGGCCGCAACGACAACGGGCAGCTCGGCGATGGGACCACCACCGATCGTCCCGCGCCGGTGCGCGTGAGCGGCTTGCCGGCGATCCAGGCGATCTCCGCGGGCGAGATCCACAGCGTCGCGCTGGGGACCAACGGGCTCGTCTACACGTGGGGCGGGAACAGCTTCGGTCAACTCGGCACGGGCGATGGTCCGGCCCGCCCCCTGCCGGCCGTGGTGCCCGGCGTGCCTTCCGCCACGGGCGTGGCCGCGGGCATCGGGCACACGCTCGTGATCCTCGGCGACGGCGGCGTCGGCGCCTGGGGCAGCGGCTTCTCGGGTGAGCTGGGCAACGGGCTCCAGAACCCCTCCGCGGTGCCCGTGCGCGTCTCGACCCTCACCAACGTCGTCGAGGTTTCCGCCGGCGTCTTCTATTCCGCCGCGCGCACGTCGGACGGCGGCGTGTGGACCTGGGGCGGCAACAATTTCGGCCAGCTCGGCAACGGCACGGTGCAACTCGGCAACGTTCCCGCGCGCGTGAACGGCCTGCCGCCGACGATCTCGCTCTCCGCGAACGGCTATCACACGTTCGCCGTCGGCAACGACGGGCGCGTGCGGGCGTGGGGTGCCAACGAGTTCGGCGAGCTGGGCGACGGCGTGAAGCCGCTGCGCTCTACGCCGGCCCTGGTTCCCAACGTGGCGGGCATCACGCGCATCGCGGCCGGCGCGCTGCATTCGCTCGCGCTCAAGTCCGACGGCACGGTGGTCGCCTGGGGCAACAACACGTTCGGCCAACTGGGCGACGGCGTGGACGACTCACGCTCGAGCGCCGGGCCGGTTCCGGCCTTTGCCGGCGTGAAGGACGTGGGCGCGGGCATCTTCAACTCGGTCGCGCTCAAGAACGACGGCACGGTCTGGTCGTGGGGCTACAACTTCCAGGGCGTGGGCGGCGTCGGCGACCAGGAAACGCGAAGGACTCCGGTGCAAGTCCCCGCGCTCTCGGGCATCGCGGACATCAGCGTCGGCCCGTCGCATACGCTGGCCCGCACATCCGACGGCCGCGTGTTCGCGTTCGGCGTGAATACCTCGGGCGAGCTGGGCTACGGCGTGGTGGGCGTGGTGCTCACGCCGGTCGGCGTGCTGAACCTGACCAGCGTGAAGGCCGTCGCTGCGGGCGACAACCATTCGCTCGCGCTTCGCACCGACGGCACCGTCTGGTCGTGGGGCGGCAATTACTCCGGGCAGCTCGGCGACGGCACCAACAACGACCGGAGCCTCCCCGCCGTCGTTCCGGGACTCTCGAACATCGTCGCGATCGGCGCGGGCAGCAGCAACTCGTTCGCGATCGCCGCCGACGGCACGGTGTGGGCGTGGGGTGCGAACTACGACGGACAGCTCGGCGATGGCTCGGGCTTCGAGCAGGTGAGCCCGGTCGTGGTCGAAGGACTGAAGGGCGTCTCGTCGATCTCGGGCGGCGGCAACGGCGGCCTCGCGCTCAAGCCCGAAGGCACCGTGTACGCGTGGGGCGGCAACGTGGACGGGCGGCTCGGCGACGGGACGTTCGTCTCGCGCGGCACGCCGGTGGTCGTCGTGCGCGAGGACGGAGCGGGCACGCTCGAGGCGAACAACTGGTTCCTGGATCTCAACCCCTCGGTGCCGAAGGCCGCGCCGACGCCGGTGCCGATCTTCCTCCTCGTCACCACCAGCGCCTCGGGCGCGGTGACGGCCAACGTGCAGTTCCGCGGCCAGGACATCGGCACGTCGAGCAACCTCTACGTGTTCGCCTCGGCGCCGCAGGACGTGGTGCTCGCGGCGAAGGACGGCAAGCCGCCGCTGGTTCTCGGCAAGGCCACGCGCCGCGACGGCCGCAAGGACACGGCTCTCAACTGCGTGCTCGCGCAGCTCACCGGCTCGGGCCAGCTGCAGGGCGTGTCGGCCTCGTCGCTGAACGCCTACGTGAGCACGGTGCTGAGCTCGCAGGGCGCGGCGGTCACCGTGATCAACGGCGTGTCGTCCGCGGTCATCGGCGGCGCGACGTTCTACGTGGGCTACGGCGCCTCGAGCACGTCGATGCTGAACCAGGGCACCAACCGCGGCGTCGTGAACGTGCCGGGGCCGAAGGAGTGCAAGCCGCAGGCGCCGCAGACCGGCTGGTGGTGGAACAAGGCCGAGGGCGGGCGCGGCTACTCGATCGAGGTGCAGGGCAACCACATCTTCTACGCCGCGTATCTCTACGACGACGCGGGCAGGGCGAACTGGTTCGTGGCGAACGGCAATACCTCGCTCGACGGCTCGCTCTACATGGGCGACCTCCTGAAAGTCACGGGCGGGCAGACGCTGGGCGGCGCGTTCCGTCCGTCCGGCCCCGCGCAAAGCGCTGGCCCGCTGCTGCTCGCGTTCACCGACGCCGCATCGGGCACGATGGTGTGGCCCGGCGGATCGGTCGCCATCGAGCGCTTCGCCTTCACGCCCGCGGGCCTGAATCCGCCGCCGCGTGCCAACGAGCCCGAAAGCGGCTGGTGGTGGAACCCCGAGGAACCCGGCCGCGGCTTCTTCATGGAATGGCAGGGCGACAGCGTCGACATCGCCGGCTACATGTACGACGACGCGGGCAACGCCGTGTGGTATCTCTCGCTCTTCCCGACGCCGAATATCCTCAACTACTCGGCCCGCTGGTTGCTCTACGCCAACGGCCAGACGCTGACCGGGCCCTACAAGCCCGCCGAACCGATCAACAACAACGTGGCCCCGCTCGGGATCCAGTTCACGAGCGCGACGACCGCGACAATGACGCTTCCCAACGGCCGGACGACGCAACTCGTCCGGTTTCGATTCTAGAAGGAGAGCGCAACATGCCGACCCTCGCGCACAGGGGGATGGCGATGGCCTGCGGCGCACTGTTGTTCGCCGCAGCCACCGCGTTTGCCCAGGTTCCGACCCGCATCTCCGGCACGCTGACCGGCTCCGATGCCTTCGAGACCGATGTCATCACGTTCTCCTGCGACGGCGCGGATCCGTGCGTCGGCAACTTCGCGCTGCGCGCGAAGTTCGTCGAGTGCAACAACGCGATCACGTTCGCCGACGTGATCACGATCACCGGCCTTTCGCTGGCGGCCCCTGGGCCCATTTCCGGAACCGCGCGCTTCGCGAACGCCTCCTTCGAAGTCGACGGGCACAACGGCGTCTGCACCACGTCGCCTCCCACGGGCGATGTCATCTTCACATTCACCGGCACGTGGAATGGAACGACGGCGACCGTCACCTTCAATACGGGCAACGTCGATTCGCCGATCTTCT includes the following:
- a CDS encoding ABC transporter ATP-binding protein, whose product is MLAIEGIDTYYGESQALFGLSLEVGAGEVVALLGANGAGKTTTLRSILGLTRPRRGRVSFDGRDVTREPTHQIARAGVGWVPDDRRVFPALSVARNLAISVKQTRFRSWSLKECFEVFSALEHLMARDCENLSGGEMQMVAIARMLMGGPGLVLLDEPSQGLAPRIVQQVMATVKRLRSEGAGVLLVEQNLDTAIEVADRAYVLDRGSIVFAGTAAQLKGDEALRRRLLGA
- a CDS encoding ATP-binding cassette domain-containing protein, which produces MLSVEKLEKVYTRGRFDRTPTFTLQADFNVPGPAIVGVMGPNGSGKTTLFELITGNNSPTSGRVVCAGQDIHQVRCDERARIAMHYHQSYQVRSFRDRRPSFMLEKARSTSPFVHLFDEPQFSIQDGYVGFMLDFFRRLRSEGKVVFVCLHPNEAFQVELMQEICERFIFVNKGRITEAASLPELGTHAPFREYLGSLAGAIAT
- a CDS encoding RCC1 domain-containing protein produces the protein MRSGTAAVVACVVMCLGVAAHAATPAVSAGYKHGVALHADGTVRAWGDDSGGQLGLGRTLAVSTPALVTNLQGVAKVASGYSHVLALMSDGTVRAWGVNTLGQLGDGTTTNRSSPGPVPGVTGVTAISASSHSMALAAGRIWTWGENYHGEIGREGDNIVPGMVTGITDATSISAGGGHSLALRGDGSVWAWGRNDNGQLGDGTTTDRPAPVRVSGLPAIQAISAGEIHSVALGTNGLVYTWGGNSFGQLGTGDGPARPLPAVVPGVPSATGVAAGIGHTLVILGDGGVGAWGSGFSGELGNGLQNPSAVPVRVSTLTNVVEVSAGVFYSAARTSDGGVWTWGGNNFGQLGNGTVQLGNVPARVNGLPPTISLSANGYHTFAVGNDGRVRAWGANEFGELGDGVKPLRSTPALVPNVAGITRIAAGALHSLALKSDGTVVAWGNNTFGQLGDGVDDSRSSAGPVPAFAGVKDVGAGIFNSVALKNDGTVWSWGYNFQGVGGVGDQETRRTPVQVPALSGIADISVGPSHTLARTSDGRVFAFGVNTSGELGYGVVGVVLTPVGVLNLTSVKAVAAGDNHSLALRTDGTVWSWGGNYSGQLGDGTNNDRSLPAVVPGLSNIVAIGAGSSNSFAIAADGTVWAWGANYDGQLGDGSGFEQVSPVVVEGLKGVSSISGGGNGGLALKPEGTVYAWGGNVDGRLGDGTFVSRGTPVVVVREDGAGTLEANNWFLDLNPSVPKAAPTPVPIFLLVTTSASGAVTANVQFRGQDIGTSSNLYVFASAPQDVVLAAKDGKPPLVLGKATRRDGRKDTALNCVLAQLTGSGQLQGVSASSLNAYVSTVLSSQGAAVTVINGVSSAVIGGATFYVGYGASSTSMLNQGTNRGVVNVPGPKECKPQAPQTGWWWNKAEGGRGYSIEVQGNHIFYAAYLYDDAGRANWFVANGNTSLDGSLYMGDLLKVTGGQTLGGAFRPSGPAQSAGPLLLAFTDAASGTMVWPGGSVAIERFAFTPAGLNPPPRANEPESGWWWNPEEPGRGFFMEWQGDSVDIAGYMYDDAGNAVWYLSLFPTPNILNYSARWLLYANGQTLTGPYKPAEPINNNVAPLGIQFTSATTATMTLPNGRTTQLVRFRF
- a CDS encoding collagen-binding domain-containing protein, giving the protein MAKLERACALLSAVLAMLILPAHAQVHTSPNDGPGLGNLTYTPAELFTTLSRIAAPPTTPRQGPGNVDMVNGYLMVLTESDGGGTANSAAIEFWNVGNPRLPFRVVRHNNAETFGNRENHGFGLSSSYPGDYLVVQGHNGLLFWDVTDPLNVRLLKYLALPGIAAGDYSGAWWSFWQAPYVYVAGQGSGLYVVDATDPSNPVLVRRMLTSEIGGFNIGIAQAIGNLLVVAGSQSNGHRQATLDISDPVNPRVLNVYNHGNTKRGYSMMVAGGKVYTSGGDGGLVQMHSYNLTHDGVITPHQSAGPLPGTGNFENGGYASIQSGYVFSGFSNRAAKFKIDPVMTAVGQAASGNAGDDEDFAVALGNVMFVGDDHGTGSTIVAHQAEPDTIAPWIEWVHPADESVNQAVTSRVGVSVSEIFDLDSANAATFIVRPVGGSAISGKYSKQHHLLNFSPDQPLLANTTYEVIVEGLRDYGGNVGGRFTSTFKTGAQLAVTGLTYAGGTTAPLGSVGRFTNGVPLYSDRILTGTQYFVRTPYTPSFEGRTYILTRNDDKQGTAIDSLRFDLHYDAMVYVLLDPRVPVPSWLSSWTATGEVVTTSDATSPTRVVYSKAFPIGPVVLGGNESPTANASMYNVVVIPVAESPPDCTLDAPGPITVGSAGSFSATGTGGSVRYSWDFGDGSPHTALSPTPGATHAYSQPGRYSVVLNVSNNAGNGSCTVTQVVHYPLTSLPSKASSTIAYGNGIVYAVNADNDSVTAVDAATLLARWEVVVGTHPRTVALAPNGDVWVVNQDDASISVLHPVTGAGLGTHLLPRGTQPYGIVFSGDKAYVTLHATGELARLGMNGVIEARVAVGPKPRGIAISGDGTRILVSQFVSKGTTGKVREVNGATFEMVRTFELAFDPEEDSSVAGRGAPNYLTSLTISPDGRSVAVPSKKDNLARGQIRDGQDLTFETMVRAIVSEIDLVANAENLVARIDINDRAMPQAAIYSPFGDVLLVSTQGTNTVEFFDAHSGNTLGNAQTGRAPQGMVFSPDASRLFVHNFMGRSVSVFDSADLVAGRANATPLLAEIATITVEKLPPEIVQGKRIFYNAADTRMSRDQYISCASCHLDGGSDEQVWDFRQVGEGFRNTINLIGKAGMKHGRVHWTANFDEIQDFENDIRHFAGGTGFLSDTVFAATASPLGAPKSGYSADLDALAAYVTSLDKFPPSPYRHADAANGGSSPSDVELGRRTFVRSCMSCHAGDNFTDGKRWDVGTIKPTSGVGQGVPLANVGFRTPSLRNVWATSPYLHDGSAATVADVLQNTVHVGALTASEKVGLQAYLSRLDAAEPAPASCPTSTATGSNYNVMAFGSASLVNGESHGSVGVGGSASLSSYSIASRVTGVTARLITGGSASWNNGSVGTGGSGVIRVAGAAAIGQSVGRSSLQSGVSVENWNALRAQQNALSDRLAAMPGTPGVMGSGNSLTCTGTNATWNVCTVSATQLSQAQTLNLNYPATSSVLVNVTGGAATVRNGQMTWNGQPLQGNAAASQVIVNMAQMGGLVIEAWGWGGTLLAPRATLTHRNSAIDGQVIVGTLSATASYRCSMFMGTLPQ